In the Qipengyuania gelatinilytica genome, GACCCGCAGGCGCTGGTGCAGTGCATGGCCGCCAAGGACGCTTACGAGTTTCTTGGAAGTCCGGAGGGCGAACTCGCGCTGGTGCAAGCCTGTACCTACCTTGCCACCGCGCCAAAATCGAACGCGGTCTACAAGGCGCAGAAATCCTCGTTCAAAAGCGCGAGAGAGACCGGCAGCCTGATGCCGCCGCAGAACATCCTCAACGCACCGACCAAGCTGATGAAGGATATCGGTTACGGATCGGGATACAGCTATGACCATAACGCCGAGGACGGGTTCTCGGGCGACAATTACTGGCCGGAGGAGATGGAGCCGCAGAGCTATTACGAGCCGGTCGAACGGGGCTTCGAGCGCGAAGTGAAGAAGCGGCTCGACTATTGGGACAAGCTCAGGCGCGAGCGTGGCTGACCGCTTTGCCCATTTCCTCGCGATCGACTGGTCCGGCGCCAAGGGGCCGAGGCAAAAGGGGATCGCGCTGGCGATCGCCGATGCCGACGGAGGCCCGCCGGTTCTGGTCGATGCAGGCAGGGGCTGGTCGCGGCAGGACGTGCTGGCGCTGCTGCGCGAGGACCTCCCCGACAATACGCTCGTGGGCCTCGACCTCGGCATCGCCCTGCCCCATGCCGATTGCGGAGCCTACTTCCCCAACAATCGCGTCCTGCTTCCCGATGCGCCTTCACTATGGGCGCTGATTGATGACCTCTGCCGGGACGAACCCAATCTGGGAGCGAACAGCTTCGTGGCGCATCCGGACTATCGCGCCTATTTCCGCGACGGCATCGATACCGGTGAACACTTCGGCTGCGATGGCGCGAACCACGGGCGCGGCCGCTTCAGGGTAACCGAGCGGGTACAGGCGGCGATGGGGTGCAAACCCTATTCGAACTTCAACCTCGTCGGGGCGGCACAGGTCGGCAAGTCCAGCCTGACGGGTATGCGCATGCTACACCAGTTGCGCGGTCACTTGCCGGTCTGGCCGGTCGACCGGATGGCGCAAAGCGGTTCAGTGGTCGTCGAGATCTACACCAGCCTTGCCGCTCTCGATGCGGGTCGAAGCGCTCCCAGGGCAAAGATGCGCACGTTCGAAGCGCTTAACGAGGCGCTCGGGACTCTCGCCTCACCTCCGGTAGCGGGAACCGGCAAGATCGATGATCATGCCACCGACGCGCTGCTCACAGCGGCATGGTTGCGCAAGGTCGCGGGCGACCGATCGAGGTGGTCGCCACGCGATCTTACGTCGGAAGTTGCGCGAACCGAAGGCTGGACCTTCGGCGCGATTTAGGCCGTCAGTCGCCCGCCACCGTCGAGCTGGTTGATCAGCTTCTGGTTCTCTTCGCGGATCATGCCGGGAATGAGAAACGCGTCGACAAGCACCCAGATGCCCAGCACCACATAGCCGAGGAAAAAGGGCAGCCACCCCAGCAACAGCAGCAGAAGCTGCGCCACGGCAGTACCGGTGCGACCGAGGTAGAAACGATGCGCTCCGAATGAGCCAAGGAAAAACCAGAGCAGGTAGGAAACGCCCGTCGACTTCTTGTTCGATTCGAACTGAAGCTGGGTGCGAAGATTGTCGTCCAAAGTAATACTCCCCCAAATAGTCGGCCGGATCATAGACTTCCCCGACGCCGGCACAAGATGCGCCGTACTAGATTTCGGGAAGTTGTCCGCTGAAAACCGACCAGCCTGTCTTCAGCGCGATCTGCGACAGGGCCCTGGCCCCCAGCAGGCTTGTACCTGCGCGGTTGAGGCCCGGGGACCACACCGCGATCGCCGCCCTGCCCGGAACGCACGCCAGAATGCCGCCGCCCACCCCCGACTTGCCGGGAAAGCCCACTTCGAAAGCGAACTGGCCGGAATTGTCGTAATGACCGCACAGCAACATTAGCGCATTGATCCGCCGCGCCCGGCTGGGGCTGCACATGCGCTGGCCCGTGACAGGATCGGTGCCGTCGAAAGCAAGGAACAGGGCGCTCTCGGCAAGCTGGCGGCAGCTCATCGCGAGCGCGCATTGCCGGAAGTAGACCGACAACACGTCTTCTACCGGGTTCAGCAGGCGTCCGAAATCGGCCAGGAACCAGGCGAGGCTGCGATTGCGCGAGCCCGTTTCGCTTTCACTTCGCGCCACTTCCTCATCGAAAGTAATGCTCTCGTCGCGCCCCATCCGGCGCAGGCGGACGAGCAAGTCTTCCACCGCCTGGTCGGGCGACCGGTCGCCGATGAAGCGATCGGTCGTGACGATCGCGCCGGAATTGATGAAGGGATTGCGCGGGATGCCCTTCTCGCGCTCCAGCTGGACGATCGAGTTGAAGGCATTGCCAGAAGGCTCGCGCCCCACGGCATCCCACAGGGACGCCCCTTCCCTCTCCAGTGCAAGCGCGAGCGCGAATACCTTCGAGATCGACTGGATCGAGAATCGCTCGTCCGCATCACCTGCGCACACCACCTCCCCGTCACGCGTGGCGAGCGCTATGCCGAACTTGTTCGGATCGACCAGCGCCAGTGCCGGGATGTAGCTTGCAGGGGTCCCGCTGCCGCGTTCATCGGCCAGTTCGGCGTAAGTCTCGGAAACGATTGCGTCGAGATCCATCGCAGAGCCGATAGGCGTGATGGCAAGGAGGCGCAATGATACTGGACGCGGCGCGTAAATTGCGCCAGAGGCGCTCGCGCTCTCGCTCGGTGTGCCGGCTTAGCTCAGTTGGTAGAGCAGTTGATTTGTAATCATCAGGTCAGGGGTTCGACTCCTCTAGCCGGCACCACTACCGCCTAATCGGCCCCCAGCATTTGCATCTTACCGACGCTTCCCTATGACTGGGAACCATGTCTTCCGAAAGTGATGCACCCATCGCCCCGCCTCTGGTGGAGCTTCCGATCAACACACACGATCGCGGTTTCTACGACGGCTTCAGCCGCGCAGTGACGATCCCGTCCAAGATCATCGTGTCACTGCTGATCATGTGGGCGATCTTCTTTCCCGTCAGCGCAAGCGAAACGCTGAGCGCGGCGAATTCGACGATCATCTCGAGTTTCGCGGGTTGGTATGTCTACCTCGTGGCCGTGCTGGTGGTCGTATGTTTCCTGCTCGCACTATGGCCTTCGTCCGGTCGCCTCAAGATCGGCGCCGACGGCGACGAGCCCGAATTCGGCCGGTTCAGCTGGTTCGCCATGCTGTTTGGAGCAGGCATCGGCATCGGCATGCTGACCTATTCGACGGGCGAGCCGCTGGCGCATTTCGCCAATAACCCTGACATCATTCGCGGAACCATCGAACCGCTCTCTGCCGAAGCCATACGTCCTGCCTATTCCTATACCTTCCTGCACTGGGGCCTCGCCGCATGGGCGACCTATGCGCTCGTCGGGCTTGCCATCGGCTACGTCGCCTACCGCCGCGGCCTGCCGCTGACGATCCGTTCCGGCCTGGCGCCGCTGTTCGGCCTGAAAATGTCCGGTATCTGGGGTCACGTCATCGACATCGTGGCGGTGGTCGCGACGATCTTGGGCGTGGCAGTCACCATGGGCTTCGGGGTCGAGCAGTTCGTGGCCGGCCTCGCCCGCCTCGGCCTTGGCGACTGGTTGCTCGATCCGGATGGGTCGTCCTCGGCCGCCGCGGTCATCGTTTCGCTGGTCGTGCTGGTCGGCGCCTCGACCATCAGCGCGCTTTCGGGTGTCGGACGCGGGATCAAGTGGCTGTCCAACCTCAACATGGGGCTTTCCTTCGCCCTGCTCGCCCTGTTTATCGTCGTGGGATCGGGCCTGCTCGGCTTCGAACTCCTCGGCGTCGGCCTGTGGGATTACACGCGCACGATCGTGCCCAATTCGCTGACCCTGTTCGACGGAGCAGGCCCGAATGGACCGGCACTCGTCCAGTGGCAGCTCGACTGGTCGGTTTTCTATTGGGCATGGTGGATCGCCTTCGCCCCCTTCGTGGGCATGTTCATTGCCCGCATTTCACGCGGCCGCAGCATTCGCGAATATGTGCTGGGAGTGATCCTCGTGCCATCGCTGATGTGCTTCACCTGGATGACCATCGTCGGCGGGACCGCGATCGACCTCGAACTGAGCGGCGTGGCTGGCGGAAGCATCGTCGGCGCCGGGATTTCGGACCAGCTCTTCGCCACGCTCGCGGTACTCCTGTCGCCCGGCGTGGCTTCGGTAGTCTCGGGCCTCGTGGTGCTGCTGCTGATGACCTACCTGATCACCTCGGCCGACAGCGCCATCCTGATCGTGAACACGATCAACGGAGCGGGCGACACTAGCGGCCAGCGTCGCCGACACATCGTCTTCTGGGGTGCCGCCCTCGCCTTCGTCGTGGGCTCGATGCTGATCCTTGGCGGGATCGATGCGATCCGGATCACCATGATCATCGGCGCGCTTCCCTTCTCCGTTGTCGTCGCCCTGATGGCGATTTCGATCGTGAAGGCGATTGTCTACGACCTGCGGCGCAAGAAGCACGGCGTGCCGACTACTGCGGCCGGCTGCGCCGACCTTGCCGCCACGAAGTAGTTAGCTCACAATAGGTTACAGTGCTTGGCGAGATTTTTCAGTATATCTCGATTTCTATTTGAAACTACTTACTCAAATAGATGGTTCAGTAATAGTAAATTATTCCCCGCAAAAGTCCTGATTACGTTCGTATTACGATATCGGTTTCCTTACTTGAAATATTTCTCCGAGTTCTTTGCCGTGTTGTCTCATTACAACAGGACTCAATTCATTCGCTAATTTTATCTCGCGCCGGTGGTCGCGGCCCCAACCCTTCCTTATTGGTCTCGTCGAGCGGGATTGTGAATTTCACAGGCTCGCGAATATTGGTCCGTCCGGGCAGCCGGATGCAGGACGACAGATATCGATCCACACGGGGGAAACTTCCAGCCATGAAGAAAATCATAAGCGGCGCGTCCGTTAGCGCGCTCGCCATCGCAGTCGCATCGCCTGCGCTCGCGCAGGAAACCACGGGAGCACAACCTGAAGCACAGCCGCGCACAGGCGGGGTCCAGACCATCGTCGTGACCGCGCAGAAGCGCAGCGAAGACCTGCAGGATGTGCCCGTTTCCGTCGCCGCCATCGGCGCCGAGGAACTGGACGAGCTCGCAGTCGACACTTTCGAGGATTATCTCGACCAGCTGCCCACCGTCACCGCAGGCGGCAGCGGCCCGGGCCAGAGCACGATCTACATTCGAGGCCTCGCCTCGACGACGCCGAACCTGACGACTGCCGGTGTTGCCGGCCTCGCACCCAACGTGGCGCTCTATCTCGACGAACAGCCGCTCGCACAGCCGGGTCGTAACCTCGACGTCTACGCCGCCGACATGGAGCGTATCGAAGTTCTCTCGGGTCCGCAGGGCACGCTCTTCGGTGCAAGCTCGCAGGCAGGTGTCGTCCGCCTCATCACCGCCAAGCCCGACCTGTCGGGCTTCGACATGAGCGCCGATGCCGGCCTCTCGTTCACCAAGGGTGGCGAGATGAGCTACAAGGGCGAGGTCATGGTCAACCTGCCGGTGACCAACACGATCGCACTGCGCGGCGTTGCCTATTACGATCACCAGGGCGGCTATATCGACAATATCGCCGGTACGCGCGACCTCAGCGAAAGCGCCCGCTTCCGTCCGGCCGGTACGGTCCGTTCGAACGGCGTTCCCGTGAACGCACTGCGCGGCGGCTTCCAGGCCGGTGCCGACCTGTCGAACGTGACCTTCCTCGAAGCCGACAATGCGGCACTGGTCGAAGATGATTTCAACGACACCAGCTATGCCGGTTTCCGCGCCACCGCGCTGTGGGAAGTCACCCCCGACTGGACCGTGACCGTGGCCCACAGCCGCCAGGAAGTCGAAAGCGATGGCGTCTTCTTCGCCGATCCAGAACTCGACGGCCTGGACGATCTGGAAATCCAGCGCTTCGAAGAAGACAAGCTGGAAGACGAATTCTCGAACACCGCCTGGACCCTCGAGGGCCGCCTCGGCATGCTCGACCTGGTCTATACCGGCGCGTTCACCGACCGTACGACCGACCAGCGCGTCGACTACACCGATTACCTGTTCGTCGGTCAGTACCTGCCGTATTACATCTGTGACGGCTCGGTGACCTATCCCGGCGCAGCGGCCCCCAGCGGGACCTGTCAGGCACCCAACCTCTACGTCACCTCGTTCAGCGAAACGGAAGTCTTCACCAACGAATTCCGCTTCAGCACGCCGGACGACAACTGGATCCGCACCACGGGCGGTGTGTTCTTCTCCGACCTGGAACTGAAGGAACGCAACGACTTCGCCTATCCCGGCAACGTCATCGCGCAGCCCTTCGGCGCTTTCGCACCGAACTTCCCGCAGGCGGGCTATACCTCGCTCGACGGCCCGTTCCCGGCAGAGACGATCTTCCGGAACGACATCCGCCGTACCGACAAGCAGTTCGGCATCTTCGGTGAAACCAGCATCGACATCATTCCGGACCTGCTGACCATCACCGGCGGCATCCGTTACTACAACATCCGCGTCGACTTCGAAGGCAGCGCCAACGGTAGCTTCTGCAACAGCGGTGCCGCCGAGGACGCCAACGCCTTCGGCACCGACCTCAACGACCTGTATGACGGCGACGGTTCGTTCACCTTCATCGGCTCGTGCAGTGCGGCCCTGCGCCAGACCTTCACGATCAACGACAGCTTTGCCGACATTCGCGCAGCGGGTCTCAGCGTTTCGCAGGCCCGCGCGGTGTTCAACGCCGTTCGCGCCCCGGACGAAGCGAAGGCCGAAGGCGTGATCTACAAGGGCACGCTGACGCTCACGCCGACGCCGGACCTGCTGTTCTACGCGACCTATTCGGAAGGCTTCCGCCCCGGACTGCTAAACCGTCCGGGCGGTGCCACCAATGGCGCGGGCTTCGTGGTTCCCTTCGAACTCGATACCGACGAAGTGAAGAACTACGAATTCGGCTGGAAGACCGAGCTGCTAGACGGCCAGATGCGCTTCAACGGCAGCGCGTTCTACGTCGACATCAGCCGCCTCCAGACGACGATCTTCGACCCGTCGATCACGAACCTCTTCTTCTCGGCGAATGCTGCGAACGCAGAAATTCGGGGAGTGGAAGCAGACTTTACCGTGGCGCCCTATTCGATGCCGGGGCTGACTGTGACGGGTGCCTTCTCGATCCTCGACACCGAGATCACCGAAGTGCTCATCCCGACGAGCGATGTGATCGTGGGTAACGAACTTGCCTTCGCACCGTCCTTCCAGGGCAATCTGCGCGCCCGGTACGAATGGTCGCTGTCGAACGACTGGGAAGCCTTCATCCAGCCGCAGGTGACGCATTCGGCTTCGAAGTTCACCGACGTGATCGAGATCAACAAGCTCGAGCTCGACAGCTACACGGTCTTCGACCTGGCAGCGGGCGTTAAGGGCGAACAGTGGAGCGTCGAACTGTTCGGCGACAACCTGTTCGACGAACGCGCCCAGATCTCGGGCAACTATGTCAACGACCGTGCGCGTATTGCGACCAACCGTCCGCTGACGGTCGGCCTGCGCGTCGGCTTCGACTACTAAGTCAGACACCCTTCAACGGGACCAAGGCGGCGGGAGCGGGCAAAGGCCATCGCTTCCGCCGCTTCTGTTTGTTAGGCGGCAAGCATGACCAACCGCGAAGACACTCTCTCGGCAGCACAACAGGCCCTGCAGGCTGGCGACTTCGCGCGCGGACGGCAGCTTGCCGACGACGTACTGGCCGAAGACGGCAAGGACGGCGAAGCACTGTACATGGCCGCAGTCGCCGCGCGTTATCTGAAGCAGTATGACGATGCCGAACGCTATCTTGCCTCGCTTCACGGCGTCATGCCGGAATATGGGCGCGCGTGGCAGGAAGCCGGGCATCTTGCGAAGGCGCGCGGCCAGTCGGCCGAAGCTATCTCCGCCTATGCCAGCGCCACCCGCTTCAACCCCGCACTGGAAGCAAGCTGGCGCGCCATGGCTCCGCTTCTCACAGAGGCGGGCCGCATGGCCGAGGCACAGAGTGCCATCGCGCAGGCCGACCGGATCGCGGGCCTGCCTAAGGAGCTCGTCGCGGTCACGCACCATTTCCATGAAGGCCGCCTGCTTCGCGCCGAGGAGATCTGCCGCCATTACCTGCGCAGCCATCCGAAGGACGTCGAGGGCATGCGCCTGCTCGCCAAGATCGGCATGCAGCTGGGCGTACTCGAAGACGCAGAATTCCTGCTCGACAGCGCTGCCGCCTTCGAGCCGCACAACATACAGGTCCGGCTCGACTATATCGACGCGCTGCGCCGCCGCCAGAAGTTCGAAAAGGCACGCGAGGAAGCCGAGGCGCTTTACCGGCAGGACCCCGAAAATCCGCTGTTCCAGTCGCGCCTGGCGATCGAGAGCATGCAGACGGGTGACTATGACAAGGCGTTCGAATTGTTCGATGCCGTGCTTGCCAGGCTCCCCAATGATCCTGCCACGCTGACCAGCCGCGGCCATGCCTTGAAGACAACCGGCAGGCAGGAAGATGCGGTCGAGAGTTATCGCGCCGCCTTCGCCGCCAAGCCCGACCACGGCGACGCCTATTATGCGCTCGCCAATCTCAAGACCTACAGCTTCACCGACAGCGAAATCGCTGCGATGCGCGAACAGGTCGCCCGGCCCGGCCTTGCCTTCATGGACCGCGTCCACCTCTCCTTCGCGCTGGGCAAGGCGCATGAGGACCGCGGCGAATACAAGGAATCCTTCCGGCATTACGAGGAAGGCAACGCCCTCAAGCGCGCGCAAACCCGCTACAGCGCCGACGCGATGAGCGAGGAACTGGCGAAGCAGGCCGAGTTCTGCACGCCCGAATTGTTCGATACGCATGCAGGCTCTGGCCATTCCGCGCCCGACCCGATCTTCATCCTCGGCCTGCCACGCGCAGGCTCGACCCTGCTCGAACAGATCCTTGCCAGCCACAGCCAGGTCGACGGGACGCTTGAACTGCCCAATATCCTTGCGCTGGCGCACCGGCTGCGCGGCCGGAAGGCCGGCCAGTCTCGTTATCCGCAGATCCTCCATGACCTCACGCGCGAACAGCTGTCGCAGTTCGGCGAGAAGTTCATCGAGGACACGCGCGTCCACCGTCAGGGTGCGCCCTTCTTCATCGACAAGATGCCGAACAATTTCCGGCACATCGGCCTCATCCACCTGATCCTGCCCAATGCAAAGATCATCGATGCCCGCCGCGCGCCGATGGACTGCTGTTTTTCCGGCTTCAAACAGCTCTTTGCCGAAGGTCAGGAGTTCACTTACGGG is a window encoding:
- a CDS encoding tetratricopeptide repeat-containing sulfotransferase family protein is translated as MTNREDTLSAAQQALQAGDFARGRQLADDVLAEDGKDGEALYMAAVAARYLKQYDDAERYLASLHGVMPEYGRAWQEAGHLAKARGQSAEAISAYASATRFNPALEASWRAMAPLLTEAGRMAEAQSAIAQADRIAGLPKELVAVTHHFHEGRLLRAEEICRHYLRSHPKDVEGMRLLAKIGMQLGVLEDAEFLLDSAAAFEPHNIQVRLDYIDALRRRQKFEKAREEAEALYRQDPENPLFQSRLAIESMQTGDYDKAFELFDAVLARLPNDPATLTSRGHALKTTGRQEDAVESYRAAFAAKPDHGDAYYALANLKTYSFTDSEIAAMREQVARPGLAFMDRVHLSFALGKAHEDRGEYKESFRHYEEGNALKRAQTRYSADAMSEELAKQAEFCTPELFDTHAGSGHSAPDPIFILGLPRAGSTLLEQILASHSQVDGTLELPNILALAHRLRGRKAGQSRYPQILHDLTREQLSQFGEKFIEDTRVHRQGAPFFIDKMPNNFRHIGLIHLILPNAKIIDARRAPMDCCFSGFKQLFAEGQEFTYGLEEVGRYYSDYVALMDHWDRVLPGKVLRVDHEDVLDDLEGQTRRMLEYCGLPFEEACLDFHKSDRAVRTASSEQVRRPINRSGQDAWKPFEPWLDPLKEALGPLAP
- a CDS encoding BCCT family transporter, which gives rise to MSSESDAPIAPPLVELPINTHDRGFYDGFSRAVTIPSKIIVSLLIMWAIFFPVSASETLSAANSTIISSFAGWYVYLVAVLVVVCFLLALWPSSGRLKIGADGDEPEFGRFSWFAMLFGAGIGIGMLTYSTGEPLAHFANNPDIIRGTIEPLSAEAIRPAYSYTFLHWGLAAWATYALVGLAIGYVAYRRGLPLTIRSGLAPLFGLKMSGIWGHVIDIVAVVATILGVAVTMGFGVEQFVAGLARLGLGDWLLDPDGSSSAAAVIVSLVVLVGASTISALSGVGRGIKWLSNLNMGLSFALLALFIVVGSGLLGFELLGVGLWDYTRTIVPNSLTLFDGAGPNGPALVQWQLDWSVFYWAWWIAFAPFVGMFIARISRGRSIREYVLGVILVPSLMCFTWMTIVGGTAIDLELSGVAGGSIVGAGISDQLFATLAVLLSPGVASVVSGLVVLLLMTYLITSADSAILIVNTINGAGDTSGQRRRHIVFWGAALAFVVGSMLILGGIDAIRITMIIGALPFSVVVALMAISIVKAIVYDLRRKKHGVPTTAAGCADLAATK
- a CDS encoding TM2 domain-containing protein, giving the protein MDDNLRTQLQFESNKKSTGVSYLLWFFLGSFGAHRFYLGRTGTAVAQLLLLLLGWLPFFLGYVVLGIWVLVDAFLIPGMIREENQKLINQLDGGGRLTA
- a CDS encoding glutaminase; this encodes MDLDAIVSETYAELADERGSGTPASYIPALALVDPNKFGIALATRDGEVVCAGDADERFSIQSISKVFALALALEREGASLWDAVGREPSGNAFNSIVQLEREKGIPRNPFINSGAIVTTDRFIGDRSPDQAVEDLLVRLRRMGRDESITFDEEVARSESETGSRNRSLAWFLADFGRLLNPVEDVLSVYFRQCALAMSCRQLAESALFLAFDGTDPVTGQRMCSPSRARRINALMLLCGHYDNSGQFAFEVGFPGKSGVGGGILACVPGRAAIAVWSPGLNRAGTSLLGARALSQIALKTGWSVFSGQLPEI
- a CDS encoding TonB-dependent receptor gives rise to the protein MKKIISGASVSALAIAVASPALAQETTGAQPEAQPRTGGVQTIVVTAQKRSEDLQDVPVSVAAIGAEELDELAVDTFEDYLDQLPTVTAGGSGPGQSTIYIRGLASTTPNLTTAGVAGLAPNVALYLDEQPLAQPGRNLDVYAADMERIEVLSGPQGTLFGASSQAGVVRLITAKPDLSGFDMSADAGLSFTKGGEMSYKGEVMVNLPVTNTIALRGVAYYDHQGGYIDNIAGTRDLSESARFRPAGTVRSNGVPVNALRGGFQAGADLSNVTFLEADNAALVEDDFNDTSYAGFRATALWEVTPDWTVTVAHSRQEVESDGVFFADPELDGLDDLEIQRFEEDKLEDEFSNTAWTLEGRLGMLDLVYTGAFTDRTTDQRVDYTDYLFVGQYLPYYICDGSVTYPGAAAPSGTCQAPNLYVTSFSETEVFTNEFRFSTPDDNWIRTTGGVFFSDLELKERNDFAYPGNVIAQPFGAFAPNFPQAGYTSLDGPFPAETIFRNDIRRTDKQFGIFGETSIDIIPDLLTITGGIRYYNIRVDFEGSANGSFCNSGAAEDANAFGTDLNDLYDGDGSFTFIGSCSAALRQTFTINDSFADIRAAGLSVSQARAVFNAVRAPDEAKAEGVIYKGTLTLTPTPDLLFYATYSEGFRPGLLNRPGGATNGAGFVVPFELDTDEVKNYEFGWKTELLDGQMRFNGSAFYVDISRLQTTIFDPSITNLFFSANAANAEIRGVEADFTVAPYSMPGLTVTGAFSILDTEITEVLIPTSDVIVGNELAFAPSFQGNLRARYEWSLSNDWEAFIQPQVTHSASKFTDVIEINKLELDSYTVFDLAAGVKGEQWSVELFGDNLFDERAQISGNYVNDRARIATNRPLTVGLRVGFDY